In the genome of Arenicella chitinivorans, the window GTCGCGCGTTCGACGCCTGGTGGGTGCTTAAAGTGAGACAATCTGTGAGACCAGTACAACGAGCGCACTGGGCGTCAATGCGTGAGGCTGGTACGCTTTTTGGGCTGCGTTTCCTGCATTTTGTGCACCGCATTTTTGGCCGCTGGTTAGTGTCATTCTGTTTATGGCCGACCGTGGCGTATTTTGTGTTGTTTCGGCCTACATCCCGCCGTAGCTCACAACAGTTTTTGCACGCACATTACGCGTGTTACCCGACGTTTTGGTCGCGTCCACCAACCTTATGGGACACCTGTAAGCATTTATACGTGTTCGCGCAAACGGTCGTCGATAAGCTGCTTTCATGGAGTGTTGAGATCAACGCAGATCAGTTTCGGGTTGCTCACCCAGAGCGGATTGACGAGCTCATGGCCGATACCCGTGGCCAATTAATCATCGGCTCACACATGGGCAACTTGGAGTACTGTCGTGGGTTTATGCATCGCTACCGAGATAAGTTAATCAACATTCTGGTGCACGACAAACATTCTGAGAATTACAACACGGTGATGCAGCAACTGAATCCGGATTCGCGCTTGAATATCTTTCAGGTGGAAGAGTTCGATATCCCGACCATGCTCACCATCAAGAACAAAATTGATACTGGCGAATGGGTGTTTATCGCTGGTGATCGTATACCGCTTACTGGGCAGGCGCGCAC includes:
- a CDS encoding LpxL/LpxP family acyltransferase; translated protein: MRPVQRAHWASMREAGTLFGLRFLHFVHRIFGRWLVSFCLWPTVAYFVLFRPTSRRSSQQFLHAHYACYPTFWSRPPTLWDTCKHLYVFAQTVVDKLLSWSVEINADQFRVAHPERIDELMADTRGQLIIGSHMGNLEYCRGFMHRYRDKLINILVHDKHSENYNTVMQQLNPDSRLNIFQVEEFDIPTMLTIKNKIDTGEWVFIAGDRIPLTGQARTVEVTFLGRTAHFPIGPYMLAQGLGCPVKLMFSYCDYFAPNKPVYFEVETFADRVTLGRADRAVNLQAHAQRFATMLEQQLAHAPYQWFNFYDFWAEPTT